The proteins below come from a single Necator americanus strain Aroian chromosome V, whole genome shotgun sequence genomic window:
- a CDS encoding hypothetical protein (NECATOR_CHRV.G17512.T1): protein MASVIRRIRRTNKKAAKYRFTATLEELHLVGSDKWRPNTVVVSFLHRRRKISSKERKWEDSFSSPNQTVIMWPEQAPDHIDILTTLYKSQHDDQYDDKEWTIVVEEVTPKGRRKPIAAVPLNMRLFIVDHPEQRSELKLKLRPLTSQLKQCNLVLLLSSHLLKEGFKDDVSLASTASHADRSSREQSVCDVITGTHQPEEQNDHAETNQELVHVANKIQNQSWSTVTKESEEPSRKVVEHEPIQSNIRRPQMEQDTAPRAKTEVLVDEGKKVQQQENADAATVAVSVGSVRPHWRLSTEERRASKERGSSPTKPHTETFFKVDEHSRPVEVPFSEAHVTPAASPRSTRTRSPPCHGHVPERVEGEALLAWTQRVTNGYHGVKVNDFTKSWRSGLALNALLHSYRPDLAGDYDALDFSETINGRKSNVKKALAVARALGVSDIPDENDIITPDSKTIRILLERLRRVLEGSTDLPTPTSSSDHRISQLYHISEAEKKVIDEIKKIKEQREADSAVDYSDIKEHAETPSYTKSSPFTRTEEVTTETVHNDGKKSDPGGELERNVSFRDHDVSVTMVTPTLPTFRSSGRSTSPSKKEELRRKARQMLENPSAAVSGMKSQSTEDTRRRQEARRLMEDAFTDGATYSIGAAEASTSMSSLQRGSCSLHSSLNGSSSDLRKKELVRPTITIHTFNKRDPSPVLQRKQYDASPLLRGMGRPTQMTNDRLEPRGATTSSAFDRVKRYGSMRSQELKEVMAQFAKQYGVNEQQRDSHSSIEATPTRKITSQWEKDVADVEGTAFEQQRIQERLGDVTAQASAIQAKIRETEQGSSEEQTLLETYMNLTNEKNSLVGKQEYYNIIENIRETSRHIADLNHQLDSLTQNTPDDYFKTAEEKDRTDQLMESYMDAIQKKDDLIQKLFITEEQLLEDEDRLKSLTLERASNFVRGNDEPLTASRRIITWLRG from the exons ATGGCCTCCGTTATTCGTCGAATAAGAAGAACAAATAAGAAGGCCGCCAAATATCGTTTCACAGCCACATTGGAGGAACTTCATTTGGTTGGTTCGGATAAATGGAGGCCAAACACTGTCGTTGTTTCATTTCTGCACAG gagaagaaaaatcagttcaaaggaaagaaaatgggaGGACTCGTTCTCAAGTCCCAATCAGACGGTTATCATGTGGCCAGAACAAGCACCAGATCACATCGACATATTAACCACATTGTATAAATCACAGCATGATGATCAGTATGATGACAAA GAATGGACTATCGTTGTGGAGGAAGTGACAccaaaaggaagaagaaaacctATCGCTGCTGTCCCACTGAATATGCGTCTTTTTATTGTGGACCATCCTGAGCAAAGATCGGAGCTGAAATTGAAACTCCGACCGCTAACGTCTCAACTCAAACAATGCAATCTAGTATTGCTACTTTCGAGCCATTTGCTCAAAGAAGGATT caAGGATGATGTTAGTCTCGCGTCGACAGCTTCTCATGCCGACCGTTCTTCTCGAGAGCAAAGTGTTTGCGATGTGATCACCGGTACGCATCAGCCAGAGGAGCAAAATGACCATG CCGAGACAAATCAAGAACTGGTACATGTTGctaacaaaattcaaaaccaGTCGTGGTCTACCGTTACAAAGGAAAGTGAAGAACCTAGTCGTAAAGTGGTGGAACATGAGCCGATCCAAAGCAACATTCGAAGACCACAGATGGAGCAAGATACTGCGCCCAGGGCTAAAACCGAGGTTTTGGTTGACGAAGGGAAGAAAGTTCAACAGCAGGAGAATG CTGATGCTGCCACCGTTGCGGTGTCGGTGGGAAGTGTTCGACCTCATTGGCGTTTATCCACCGAGGAAAGAAGGGCATCGAAGGAGCGAGGAAGTTCTCCGACAAAGCCACATACTGAGACCTTCTTCAAA GTCGATGAACACTCAAGACCAGTGGAGGTACCTTTTTCGGAAGCTCATGTAACTCCTGCTGCTTCTCCGAGGAGTACAAG GACACGTTCTCCTCCATGTCATGGCCACGTTCCGGAAAGAGTTGAAGGAGAAGCGTTGTTAGCTTGGACTCAGCGTGTGACTAATGGTTATCATGGTGTGAAAGTAAATGATTTcac gaaATCTTGGCGGAGTGGATTGGCACTCAATGCGCTTCTGCATTCGTACCGCCCGGATCTTGCTGGCGATTATGATGCACTGGATTTCTCTGAGACCATAAATGGCAGAAAATCAAACGTTAAGAAG GCTTTAGCTGTAGCGAGAGCTCTTGGAGTCAGTGATATACCAGACGAGAACGATATTATTACGCCAGATAGCAAAACCATAAGGATTTTACTCGAGAG aCTACGTCGTGTACTAGAAGGAAGCACGGATTTACCAACTCCGACATCGTCGTCCGACCATAGAATTTCACAATTATACCACATTTCAGAGGCGGAAAAGAAG GTAATTGATGAAATCAAGAAGATAAAAGAGCAACGCGAAGCTGACTCCGCAGTTGATTACTCTGACATTAAG gAACATGCCGAAACTCCTAGTTACACAAAATCTTCTCCCTTCACACGAACAGAAGAG GTAACTACAGAAACTGTGCACAACGATGGTAAGAAGTCGGATCCTGGTGGTGAACTTGAGAGGAATGT GTCCTTCAGAGATCACGACGTCTCCGTTACAATGGTCACTCCTACACTTCCGACCTTCCGCTCCTCA GGTCGTTCCACCAGtccatcaaaaaaagaagaactacgAAGAAAGGCTCGCCAAATGCTTGAAAATCCATCTGCTGCCGTCTCGGGAATGAAATCT CAATCAACCGAGGATACGAGACGTCGTCAAGAAGCTCGTCGTCTAATGGAGGATGCTTTCACAGATGGCGCTACATATTCTATTGGTGCCG CTGAAGCGTCTACGTCGATGTCGAGTTTGCAACGAGGAAGCTGCAGTTTGCATTCGTCGCTGAATGGATCGAGTTCGGATCTGCGAAAAAAGG AATTAGTACGTCCAACAATCACAATCCATACCTTCAACAAACGGGATCCATCACCTGTTCTACAACGAAAACAGT ATGATGCCAGTCCGCTTTTGCGTGGGATGGGACGGCCAACACAGATGACAAACGATCGTCTTGAG CCTCGTGGTGCGACAACGTCATCGGCGTTTGACCGAGTGAAGAGGTACGGAAGTATGCGAAGTCAGGAACTTAAAGAAGTCATGGCACAGTTTGCTAAGCAGTACGGG gtCAATGAACAGCAGCGAGATTCTCACTCATCTATCGAAGCAACGCCCACGAGAAAAATCACATCTCAATGGGAG AAGGATGTCGCTGACGTTGAGGGGACTGCATTTGAGCAGCAAAGAATTCAAGAACGGCTCGGTGACGTTACTGCGCAGGCAAGTGCAATCCAAGCGAAAATCAGAGAAACAG aaCAAGGTAGCTCAGAGGAGCAAACTTTATTAGAAACTTATATGAATCTCACTAATGAGAAAAACTCTTTGGTTGGAAAACAAGAATACTACAACATTATTGAGAACATAAG AGAAACTAGTCGCCATATTGCCGATCTTAACCATCAATTGGACAGCTTAACACAAAACACCCCTGACG ATTATTTCAAAACTGCGGAAGAAAAGGATCGGACTGACCAACTCATGGAATCATATATGGATGCCATACAAAAGAAAGATGATCTCATTCAGAAACTCTTTATCACGGAAGAGCAGCT ATTGGAGGACGAAGATCGCCTCAAATCTTTGACACTGGAAAGGGCGAGCAACTTCGTACGAGGGAACGATGAACCCCTTACTGCTAGCCGAAGAATTATAACTTGGTTAAGAGGATGA
- a CDS encoding hypothetical protein (NECATOR_CHRV.G17510.T1), translating into MSEEKIKSGEAITIESKEKVHTKGQPGAPKEEKKIQITKIRDSEAGGLPSVKNEDFFHGFMPREQTDRLLLKVGDFLVRQAVRAENKSTVAEQFIISVRVKKPSVDISKGGVVLTNKTDEEIAAEKKLAEQEMRHIFIKYSRRAKLYYVRLFGFKLVSGLIEYHKRHKIPIDEEGSVLRRAIKKADWQLNHEQIIKTKRLGSGAFGDVYKGILRSGLIEKKEVAIKTINGSISAEENEKLFQEAMLMKTLVHPNVILLIGVASNEEPVMIVMELAPGGAVLDAVQAKPGPSVYIRIKYCLGAALGLTYLSGKGIIHRDIAARNTLIGKNHTAKISDFGLSCLGAQKKEKTLKKVPVRYLAPETLQTRSYTTKTDVWTFGIYMWEVFHDGMTPYDEFPNTAAIRKFVLAGNRLNNESDKYPEYLWTLTQECWKQNGADRPTFEAIATTIDSQMEDYNEYSGPFWKVW; encoded by the exons ATGTCTGAGGAAAAG ATTAAAAGTGGCGAGGCAATTACAATTGAGAGCAAGGAAAAAGTTCATACGAAAGGTCAACCTGGAGCacctaaagaagaaaagaagatacaaattacaaaaattagaGATTCAGAAGCTGGAGGCTTACCGAGCGTCAAAAACGAAGATTTCTTCCATGGTTTCATGCCAAGAGAGCAG ACAGATCGTCTTCTATTGAAAGTTGGCGATTTTTTGGTTCGACAAGCGGTGAGAGCCGAAAACAAGTCGACTGTTGCT GAACAATTCATCATTTCTGTACGGGTAAAGAAACCATCTGTGGACATTTCT AAAGGAGGAGTGGTACTGACGAATAAAACCGATGAAGAAATAGCT GCAGAGAAAAAACTTGCTGAACAAGAAATGAGgcatatttttataaaatatagTAGAAGAGCGAAACTATACTATGTGCGCTTGTTTGGCTTCAAATTAGTATCTG GTCTAATCGAATATCATAAACGGCACAAAATCCCAATAGATGAAGAGGGTTCGGTATTAAGAAGAGCGATCAAGAAAGCTGATTGGCAGTTGAATCATGAGCAAATAATAAA GACGAAGAGATTGGGCTCTGGTGCATTTGGAGATGTGTATAAGGGGATTTTACGAAGTGGAttgattgaaaagaaagaagtagcTATTAAGACAATTAATGGTTCAATTTCAGcagaagagaatgaaaaattatttcag GAAGCAATGCTTATGAAAACTCTTGTACATCCGAATGTTATTCTTCTCATAGGTGTAGCTTCAAACGAAGAACCTGTTATGATTGTAATGGAACTCGCTCCAG gtggagcTGTACTCGATGCTGTACAAGCAAAACCAGGTCCATCTGTCTATATCAGAATAAAATATTGTCTGGGAGCAGCGCTAGGATTGACATATCTTTCTGGGAAAGgg ATCATACATAGAGATATCGCTGCTCGAAACACTCTCATCGGTAAAAACCACACTGCAAAAATCTCCGACTTTGGTCTTAGCTGTCTTGGAgctcagaaaaaagagaaaactttgaaaaaa GTACCTGTACGATATCTTGCTCCAGAAACATTACAAACTCGAAGTTATACAACAAAAACTGACGTGTGGACGTTCGGAATCTACATGTGGGAG GTATTTCATGACGGTATGACACCTTACGATGAATTTCCGAATACAGCCGCTATTAGAAAATTTGTATTAGCTGGGAATAGACTAAATAATGAATCGGATAAATATCCTGAGTATCTCTGGACATTGACACAG GAATGTTGGAAACAAAATGGTGCGGATCGACCTACTTTTGAAGCTATTGCTACTACCATCGACTCACAAATGGAAGATTATAATGAATATTCTGGACCATTCTGGAAAGTATGGTAG
- a CDS encoding hypothetical protein (NECATOR_CHRV.G17512.T2), with amino-acid sequence MLVDSAVIPGIGLAMASVIRRIRRTNKKAAKYRFTATLEELHLVGSDKWRPNTVVVSFLHRRRKISSKERKWEDSFSSPNQTVIMWPEQAPDHIDILTTLYKSQHDDQYDDKEWTIVVEEVTPKGRRKPIAAVPLNMRLFIVDHPEQRSELKLKLRPLTSQLKQCNLVLLLSSHLLKEGFKDDVSLASTASHADRSSREQSVCDVITGTHQPEEQNDHAETNQELVHVANKIQNQSWSTVTKESEEPSRKVVEHEPIQSNIRRPQMEQDTAPRAKTEVLVDEGKKVQQQENADAATVAVSVGSVRPHWRLSTEERRASKERGSSPTKPHTETFFKVDEHSRPVEVPFSEAHVTPAASPRSTRTRSPPCHGHVPERVEGEALLAWTQRVTNGYHGVKVNDFTKSWRSGLALNALLHSYRPDLAGDYDALDFSETINGRKSNVKKALAVARALGVSDIPDENDIITPDSKTIRILLERLRRVLEGSTDLPTPTSSSDHRISQLYHISEAEKKVIDEIKKIKEQREADSAVDYSDIKEHAETPSYTKSSPFTRTEEVTTETVHNDGKKSDPGGELERNVSFRDHDVSVTMVTPTLPTFRSSGRSTSPSKKEELRRKARQMLENPSAAVSGMKSQSTEDTRRRQEARRLMEDAFTDGATYSIGAAEASTSMSSLQRGSCSLHSSLNGSSSDLRKKELVRPTITIHTFNKRDPSPVLQRKQYDASPLLRGMGRPTQMTNDRLEPRGATTSSAFDRVKRYGSMRSQELKEVMAQFAKQYGVNEQQRDSHSSIEATPTRKITSQWEKDVADVEGTAFEQQRIQERLGDVTAQASAIQAKIRETEQGSSEEQTLLETYMNLTNEKNSLVGKQEYYNIIENIRETSRHIADLNHQLDSLTQNTPDDYFKTAEEKDRTDQLMESYMDAIQKKDDLIQKLFITEEQLLEDEDRLKSLTLERASNFVRGNDEPLTASRRIITWLRG; translated from the exons ATGCTGGTTGATTCGGCGGTGATTCCTGGGATAGG GTTAGCAATGGCCTCCGTTATTCGTCGAATAAGAAGAACAAATAAGAAGGCCGCCAAATATCGTTTCACAGCCACATTGGAGGAACTTCATTTGGTTGGTTCGGATAAATGGAGGCCAAACACTGTCGTTGTTTCATTTCTGCACAG gagaagaaaaatcagttcaaaggaaagaaaatgggaGGACTCGTTCTCAAGTCCCAATCAGACGGTTATCATGTGGCCAGAACAAGCACCAGATCACATCGACATATTAACCACATTGTATAAATCACAGCATGATGATCAGTATGATGACAAA GAATGGACTATCGTTGTGGAGGAAGTGACAccaaaaggaagaagaaaacctATCGCTGCTGTCCCACTGAATATGCGTCTTTTTATTGTGGACCATCCTGAGCAAAGATCGGAGCTGAAATTGAAACTCCGACCGCTAACGTCTCAACTCAAACAATGCAATCTAGTATTGCTACTTTCGAGCCATTTGCTCAAAGAAGGATT caAGGATGATGTTAGTCTCGCGTCGACAGCTTCTCATGCCGACCGTTCTTCTCGAGAGCAAAGTGTTTGCGATGTGATCACCGGTACGCATCAGCCAGAGGAGCAAAATGACCATG CCGAGACAAATCAAGAACTGGTACATGTTGctaacaaaattcaaaaccaGTCGTGGTCTACCGTTACAAAGGAAAGTGAAGAACCTAGTCGTAAAGTGGTGGAACATGAGCCGATCCAAAGCAACATTCGAAGACCACAGATGGAGCAAGATACTGCGCCCAGGGCTAAAACCGAGGTTTTGGTTGACGAAGGGAAGAAAGTTCAACAGCAGGAGAATG CTGATGCTGCCACCGTTGCGGTGTCGGTGGGAAGTGTTCGACCTCATTGGCGTTTATCCACCGAGGAAAGAAGGGCATCGAAGGAGCGAGGAAGTTCTCCGACAAAGCCACATACTGAGACCTTCTTCAAA GTCGATGAACACTCAAGACCAGTGGAGGTACCTTTTTCGGAAGCTCATGTAACTCCTGCTGCTTCTCCGAGGAGTACAAG GACACGTTCTCCTCCATGTCATGGCCACGTTCCGGAAAGAGTTGAAGGAGAAGCGTTGTTAGCTTGGACTCAGCGTGTGACTAATGGTTATCATGGTGTGAAAGTAAATGATTTcac gaaATCTTGGCGGAGTGGATTGGCACTCAATGCGCTTCTGCATTCGTACCGCCCGGATCTTGCTGGCGATTATGATGCACTGGATTTCTCTGAGACCATAAATGGCAGAAAATCAAACGTTAAGAAG GCTTTAGCTGTAGCGAGAGCTCTTGGAGTCAGTGATATACCAGACGAGAACGATATTATTACGCCAGATAGCAAAACCATAAGGATTTTACTCGAGAG aCTACGTCGTGTACTAGAAGGAAGCACGGATTTACCAACTCCGACATCGTCGTCCGACCATAGAATTTCACAATTATACCACATTTCAGAGGCGGAAAAGAAG GTAATTGATGAAATCAAGAAGATAAAAGAGCAACGCGAAGCTGACTCCGCAGTTGATTACTCTGACATTAAG gAACATGCCGAAACTCCTAGTTACACAAAATCTTCTCCCTTCACACGAACAGAAGAG GTAACTACAGAAACTGTGCACAACGATGGTAAGAAGTCGGATCCTGGTGGTGAACTTGAGAGGAATGT GTCCTTCAGAGATCACGACGTCTCCGTTACAATGGTCACTCCTACACTTCCGACCTTCCGCTCCTCA GGTCGTTCCACCAGtccatcaaaaaaagaagaactacgAAGAAAGGCTCGCCAAATGCTTGAAAATCCATCTGCTGCCGTCTCGGGAATGAAATCT CAATCAACCGAGGATACGAGACGTCGTCAAGAAGCTCGTCGTCTAATGGAGGATGCTTTCACAGATGGCGCTACATATTCTATTGGTGCCG CTGAAGCGTCTACGTCGATGTCGAGTTTGCAACGAGGAAGCTGCAGTTTGCATTCGTCGCTGAATGGATCGAGTTCGGATCTGCGAAAAAAGG AATTAGTACGTCCAACAATCACAATCCATACCTTCAACAAACGGGATCCATCACCTGTTCTACAACGAAAACAGT ATGATGCCAGTCCGCTTTTGCGTGGGATGGGACGGCCAACACAGATGACAAACGATCGTCTTGAG CCTCGTGGTGCGACAACGTCATCGGCGTTTGACCGAGTGAAGAGGTACGGAAGTATGCGAAGTCAGGAACTTAAAGAAGTCATGGCACAGTTTGCTAAGCAGTACGGG gtCAATGAACAGCAGCGAGATTCTCACTCATCTATCGAAGCAACGCCCACGAGAAAAATCACATCTCAATGGGAG AAGGATGTCGCTGACGTTGAGGGGACTGCATTTGAGCAGCAAAGAATTCAAGAACGGCTCGGTGACGTTACTGCGCAGGCAAGTGCAATCCAAGCGAAAATCAGAGAAACAG aaCAAGGTAGCTCAGAGGAGCAAACTTTATTAGAAACTTATATGAATCTCACTAATGAGAAAAACTCTTTGGTTGGAAAACAAGAATACTACAACATTATTGAGAACATAAG AGAAACTAGTCGCCATATTGCCGATCTTAACCATCAATTGGACAGCTTAACACAAAACACCCCTGACG ATTATTTCAAAACTGCGGAAGAAAAGGATCGGACTGACCAACTCATGGAATCATATATGGATGCCATACAAAAGAAAGATGATCTCATTCAGAAACTCTTTATCACGGAAGAGCAGCT ATTGGAGGACGAAGATCGCCTCAAATCTTTGACACTGGAAAGGGCGAGCAACTTCGTACGAGGGAACGATGAACCCCTTACTGCTAGCCGAAGAATTATAACTTGGTTAAGAGGATGA
- a CDS encoding hypothetical protein (NECATOR_CHRV.G17510.T2), translating to MSEEKIKSGEAITIESKEKVHTKEAGGLPSVKNEDFFHGFMPREQTDRLLLKVGDFLVRQAVRAENKSTVAEQFIISVRVKKPSVDISKGGVVLTNKTDEEIAAEKKLAEQEMRHIFIKYSRRAKLYYVRLFGFKLVSGLIEYHKRHKIPIDEEGSVLRRAIKKADWQLNHEQIIKTKRLGSGAFGDVYKGILRSGLIEKKEVAIKTINGSISAEENEKLFQEAMLMKTLVHPNVILLIGVASNEEPVMIVMELAPGGAVLDAVQAKPGPSVYIRIKYCLGAALGLTYLSGKGIIHRDIAARNTLIGKNHTAKISDFGLSCLGAQKKEKTLKKVPVRYLAPETLQTRSYTTKTDVWTFGIYMWEVFHDGMTPYDEFPNTAAIRKFVLAGNRLNNESDKYPEYLWTLTQECWKQNGADRPTFEAIATTIDSQMEDYNEYSGPFWKVW from the exons ATGTCTGAGGAAAAG ATTAAAAGTGGCGAGGCAATTACAATTGAGAGCAAGGAAAAAGTTCATACGAAAG AAGCTGGAGGCTTACCGAGCGTCAAAAACGAAGATTTCTTCCATGGTTTCATGCCAAGAGAGCAG ACAGATCGTCTTCTATTGAAAGTTGGCGATTTTTTGGTTCGACAAGCGGTGAGAGCCGAAAACAAGTCGACTGTTGCT GAACAATTCATCATTTCTGTACGGGTAAAGAAACCATCTGTGGACATTTCT AAAGGAGGAGTGGTACTGACGAATAAAACCGATGAAGAAATAGCT GCAGAGAAAAAACTTGCTGAACAAGAAATGAGgcatatttttataaaatatagTAGAAGAGCGAAACTATACTATGTGCGCTTGTTTGGCTTCAAATTAGTATCTG GTCTAATCGAATATCATAAACGGCACAAAATCCCAATAGATGAAGAGGGTTCGGTATTAAGAAGAGCGATCAAGAAAGCTGATTGGCAGTTGAATCATGAGCAAATAATAAA GACGAAGAGATTGGGCTCTGGTGCATTTGGAGATGTGTATAAGGGGATTTTACGAAGTGGAttgattgaaaagaaagaagtagcTATTAAGACAATTAATGGTTCAATTTCAGcagaagagaatgaaaaattatttcag GAAGCAATGCTTATGAAAACTCTTGTACATCCGAATGTTATTCTTCTCATAGGTGTAGCTTCAAACGAAGAACCTGTTATGATTGTAATGGAACTCGCTCCAG gtggagcTGTACTCGATGCTGTACAAGCAAAACCAGGTCCATCTGTCTATATCAGAATAAAATATTGTCTGGGAGCAGCGCTAGGATTGACATATCTTTCTGGGAAAGgg ATCATACATAGAGATATCGCTGCTCGAAACACTCTCATCGGTAAAAACCACACTGCAAAAATCTCCGACTTTGGTCTTAGCTGTCTTGGAgctcagaaaaaagagaaaactttgaaaaaa GTACCTGTACGATATCTTGCTCCAGAAACATTACAAACTCGAAGTTATACAACAAAAACTGACGTGTGGACGTTCGGAATCTACATGTGGGAG GTATTTCATGACGGTATGACACCTTACGATGAATTTCCGAATACAGCCGCTATTAGAAAATTTGTATTAGCTGGGAATAGACTAAATAATGAATCGGATAAATATCCTGAGTATCTCTGGACATTGACACAG GAATGTTGGAAACAAAATGGTGCGGATCGACCTACTTTTGAAGCTATTGCTACTACCATCGACTCACAAATGGAAGATTATAATGAATATTCTGGACCATTCTGGAAAGTATGGTAG
- a CDS encoding hypothetical protein (NECATOR_CHRV.G17511.T1) produces the protein MTNKFLLLLTGFFLEGPHQSLSLTFRSEKTNYIYEKASQHITDQERLHKLEDELTKYDKLYMETKSADVSHSEISSQIEKIDNKLALMLGKYDLEQVVHAFKEKMKHKNKPYSGESAKQLHDLENFTDERLQKLWEKAKNGMFSENELITLHSDLKDAEKKAKVYDDALQEMNRVPLENSILSDEPLSLEEKRTQLKKTHREMSDHLQRLHEKINDQRQSDFQNERVNRLWKTAKSNGNISEHDLNVIKDELLHFDKQLKKMEFHKKELEARRAEREAQGKTLLHAVEDEELETKHEKMDRKLRKMEKYLQIKTKHLEL, from the exons ATGACAAACAAATTCCTATTGCTACTCACTGGCTTCTTTCTGGAAGGTCCTCATCAAAGTCTCTCGTTAACGTTCCGTTCGGAGAAAACTAACTACATATATGAGAAAGCATCTCAGCATATCACAGATCAAGAACGACTACACAAGTTGGAG GATGAATTGACGAAATACGACAAACTGTACATGGAAACAAAGTCTGCCGACGTGTCACACAGTGAGATTTCCAGtcaaatcgaaaaaatcgaCAACAAGCTGGCTTTGATGTTGGGAAAATACGATCTGGAACAAGTAGTTCATGCCTTTAAAGAg aaaatgaagcacaAGAATAAGCCGTACTCTGGCGAATCTGCAAAGCAGTTGCACGATTTGGAGAATTTCACGGACGAAAGACTGCAAAAACTGTGggaaaaagctaaaaatggGATGTTCTCTGAGAATGAGTTGATAA CACTTCATAGCGATTTGAAAGACGctgaaaaaaaggcgaaagTCTACGATGATGCACTACAAGAGATGAACAgg GTACCGCTAGAGAACTCAATTCTTTCCGATGAGCCATTGTCTTTAGAAGAAAAG CGTACCCAACTGAAGAAAACACATAGAGAGATGTCGGATCATCTCCAACGGCTTCACGAAAAAATCAACGATCAACGACAATCTGATTTTCAAAACGAACGTGTTAATCGACTTTGGAAAACG GCAAAAAgtaatggaaatatttctgagCACGACCTAAATGTGATCAAAGATGAACTCCTTCATTTTGATAAACAACTCAAGAAAATGGAGTTCCATAAG AAAGAGTTAGAAGCTCGTCGTGCTGAACGTGAAGCGCAAGGCAAAACACTTCTACATGCCGTGGAAGACGAGGAATTGGAGACAAAGCATgaaaaaatggatagaaaGTTAcggaaaatggagaaatatcTGCAGATTAAAACTAAACATTTAGAACTTTAG